One Silene latifolia isolate original U9 population chromosome 4, ASM4854445v1, whole genome shotgun sequence DNA segment encodes these proteins:
- the LOC141653194 gene encoding uncharacterized protein LOC141653194, with translation MGHKKRAASSHRKIELPALKAVDTAVVVLETAEMKQECERALNALRRGNHNKALRLMKDASVKYDNSALFHRVAGTISVKVAGIIDDPNVKQRHLKNAVESAKKAKTLSPNSVEYSHFYANLLYEVSGDAREYEEVISECERALAVDNPNDPAMDELSGVEKDETVLFTAEAKEARVSQVQSELRGLIQKANIASISSWMKNLGGGVGEEKFRLIPIRQRAVEDPVEVRYLSGNGNARRPNEIKKATKTAEERRKEIEVRVAAARLLQQKSEQAVEECKEGGSGGGVGGGGSGSLVLSNGSGTASGSGSITPKVGERGRRYGNSRRNASISERKNQVRSFWNSMSSEMKRGLLSIRVSDLRAHFDGLPNKDGLKAGEVFSEALAFGEMHQTWKFSACCRCGEKFADANAHIQHVIVEHLGNLSPKLRSVLPHSVDSEWEEMLISCSWEPLDLTASVRMLEDQSKPEEVSALSGKETLMEQYEDTWNDSVCSEETQESNQEKKSLKDNCNGNAMEDGGDGGNLNIECKTCDKKVDCKMYNQCNSWPVSDDTERAKLLKKISSLIQVLLRQKCLSVTHLHKVIHYTIEELQGLFPGSQILSCGVDQTPLCICFLGATSLQKIIDFLQNISYSCGFGRYPEKFSLDDTNAYSQALVCEDRITLDESGSSLLLDESLLHFIGVKDDIGSVSPIESSGKGGQSDSDPLLSWIYAGPPSAEQLATWSRIRDEKSQEGIQLLEMLGKEFIQLQTLCDKKYELLGYEEALQGLEELCVEECKKREQVTDTSYCSYESILRKHRDELVEGDNEVVFESNRLELDAISSVLKEAEGLYVSQYGYEESYGGVASHLCDLEAGEEDWRSKDYVQRLNDCTEIILHRQKDHMNIELNKLDAQIMRKLGNVNQLELKLEPVSILDYRFVLLPLVKSYMRAHLEDLAEKDAAEKSDAAREAFLAELALESKKSTGSGSDIGKSMQEKSKDRKRNKDLRRNKDTKLGSYSDQLEAADQSSLATNSDGDPVESDILESEIKNNIRELEDELQRKLELEAEERKLEETLEYQRRLENEAKQRLLAEHRSRNALVASEDAGDKAHDVHVGISGASLCNQVTLPFKNDRADSLDSSQINLRPDACSRVTDVESVGTGNSSIIPGLSYGPSDGVLPFEQPTGKRGRRRNSMKVPEEKYQTVSYGKENVKLENSITDDIVQKDASLIALNQSEGDGGSKTLRQLQVEEDEEERFQADLKKAVMQSLDSYQAHQKMPLISNSGSRKRSQDIDTSGIKADGVTCDNVSEMDLVGPGLQNEVGEYNCFLNVIIQSLWHLRQFREEFLRRSESEHVHVGDPCVVCALYDILTAMSIASESANREPVTPSTLRIALSNLYPDNNFFQEGQMNDASEVLGVIFECLHKSFTSGPIGSNCDLVESNVRGSWDCSSPSCIAHTLFGMDIFERMNCYYCGLESRYLKYTSFFHNINATALRNLKELCAENSFDEVLNLVQMSHQLACDPEAGGCGRQNHIHHILSNPPHVLTAVLGWQNTCENLDDIKSTLATLETEIDISKLYRGVDPQNSHHLVSVVCYYGQHYHCFAYSRDHEKWVMYDDKTVKVIGTWEDVLSICERGHLQPQVLFYEAAN, from the exons ATGGGACACAAAAAACGCGCCGCCTCATCTCACCGGAAAATCGAACTTCCGGCGTTGAAGGCGGTGGATACGGCGGTGGTGGTATTGGAGACGGCGGAGATGAAGCAGGAGTGCGAGCGTGCGTTGAACGCGCTACGACGCGGAAATCACAACAAAGCGTTGAGATTGATGAAGGACGCGTCGGTAAAGTACGACAATTCGGCGTTGTTTCATCGTGTTGCAGGTACGATTTCCGTGAAAGTCGCTGGAATAATTGACGATCCTAATGTGAAACAACGACATTTGAAGAACGCGGTTGAATCGGCAAAAAAAGCGAAGACTTTATCGCCGAATTCGGTTGAATACTCTCATTTTTACGCGAATTTGTTATACGAAGTTTCTGGAGACGCGAGAGAGTACGAGGAAGTGATTTCCGAGTGTGAAAGAGCGTTAGCGGTTGATAACCCTAACGATCCTGCGATGGATGAATTGAGCGGAGTGGAGAAGGATGAAACGGTGTTGTTTACGGCCGAGGCGAAAGAAGCTAGGGTTTCGCAAGTGCAATCGGAGTTAAGAGGATTGATTCAGAAGGCGAATATTGCGTCGATTTCGTCGTGGATGAAGAATTTAGGCGGAGGTGTTGGTGAGGAGAAGTTTCGGTTGATTCCGATAAGGCAGCGCGCGGTTGAGGATCCGGTTGAGGTTAGGTATTTGAGTGGGAATGGGAATGCGAGAAGGCCGAATGAGATTAAGAAGGCGACTAAGACGGCGGaggaaaggaggaaggagattgaGGTTAGGGTTGCTGCTGCTAGGTTGTTGCAACAGAAGAGTGAGCAGGCGGTGGAGGAGTGTAAGGAAGGCGGTAGCGGAGgcggtgttggtggtggtgggagtgggAGTTTGGTGTTGAGTAATGGGAGTGGAACGGCTTCTGGTAGTGGTAGTATTACTCCGAAAGTCGGAGAGAGGGGGAGACGGTATGGGAATTCTCGGCGTAATGCCAGCATTTCTGAAAGGAAAAATCAG GTACGGTCATTTTGGAACTCGATGAGTTCTGAGATGAAGAGAGGCTTGCTTAGTATTAGGGTTAGTGATCTTAGGGCGCATTTTGACGGCTTACCCAATAAAGATGGACTAAAAGCAGGCGAGGTTTTTTCGGAGGCTTTAGCATTTGGTGAAATGCATCAGACTTGGAAATTTTCGGCATGTTGTCGTTGTGGGGAGAAGTTTGCTGATGCTAATGCTCATATACAGCATGTGATTGTAGAACACCTAGGCAATTTGTCTCCTAAGCTACGATCTGTGTTGCCGCATAGTGTTGATAGTGAGTGGGAAGAGATGCTCATTAGTTGTTCTTGGGAACCATTGGATTTGACTGCTTCGGTCAGGATGCTTGAAGATCAGTCTAAACCTGAGGAGGTATCTGCATTGTCAGGCAAGGAAACCCTGATGGAGCAGTATGAAGACACCTGGAATGATAGTGTTTGTTCTGAGGAAACGCAGGAGTCAAACCAAGAGAAGAAGAGCTTGAAAGATAATTGCAATGGCAATGCTATGGAGGATGGAGGCGACGGTGGGAATTTGAATATTGAGTGTAAAACATGCGACAAAAAAGTGGATTGCAAGATGTATAATCAATGTAACAGCTGGCCTGTGTCGGATGACACTGAGCGCGCAAAGTTATTGAAGAAGATAAGCTCCTTAATTCAGGTGCTGCTTAGGCAAAAGTGCCTTAGTGTGACACACCTTCATAAGGTGATACATTACACCATCGAGGAGTTGCAGGGTCTTTTCCCTGGCTCACAGATTCTAAGCTGCGGTGTGGACCAGACCCCTCTGTGTATATGCTTCTTGGGAGCCACTTCTCTGCAAAAGATAATTGACTTTTTGCAGAACATATCTTATTCTTGCGGATTCGGTAGATATCCTGAGAAGTTCTCTTTGGACGATACCAATGCTTACTCTCAAGCTTTAGTCTGTGAGGACAGAATCACACTTGATGAAAGTGGATCCTCTCTCCTACTGGATGAGAGTTTGTTGCACTTTATCGGTGTCAAAGACGATATCGGTTCAGTGAGTCCCATTGAAAGCTCTGGAAAAGGTGGTCAATCTGATTCTGACCCTCTCTTGTCTTGGATATATGCTGGGCCCCCTAGTGCCGAGCAATTAGCAACATGGTCCAGAATCAGAGACGAAAAGTCGCAAGAAGGTATCCAACTGCTGGAGATGCTTGGTAAGGAATTTATCCAACTTCAGACCTTATGCGATAAAAAATATGAGCTTTTAGGATATGAAGAAGCCTTGCAAGGATTGGAGGAGCTTTGTGTGGAAGAATGCAAGAAAAGGGAGCAGGTGACTGATACTTCTTATTGCAGCTATGAGTCAATCCTCCGGAAGCACAGGGATGAGCTTGTTGAAGGTGATAACGAAGTCGTGTTTGAAAGTAATAGGCTGGAGTTGGATGCAATCTCAAGTGTCTTGAAGGAAGCGGAAGGTCTTTATGTTAGTCAGTATGGCTACGAAGAGTCTTATGGTGGTGTCGCTTCGCATCTTTGTGACTTGGAGGCTGGCGAAGAGGACTGGAGATCAAAGGATTACGTTCAGCGACTGAATGATTGTACAGAGATCATTCTTCACAGACAAAAGGATCATATGAATATAGAG CTCAACAAACTTGATGCTCAAATAATGCGCAAGCTGGGCAATGTGAATCAATTGGAGCTCAAGCTTGAACCTGTTTCCATCCTTGATTACCGCTTCGTATTATTGCCTTTAGTGAAGTCGTACATGCGG GCACATTTAGAAGATCTGGCCGAGAAAGATGCCGCAGAAAAATCTGATGCAGCAAGAGAAGCATTCTTAGCAGAATTGGCTCTTGAATCTAAAAAGTCCACAGGGAGTGGAAGCGATATTGGAAAATCCATGCAGGAGAAGTCGAAAGACAGGAAAAGAAATAAAGATTTGAGGCGAAACAAGGATACCAAG CTTGGCAGCTATAGTGACCAACTTGAGGCTGCTGATCAGTC CTCTCTTGCAACGAATTCTGATGGAGATCCTGTCGAAAGTGACATACTAGAATCAGAAATTAAGAATAACATAAGAGAATTGGAGGATGAATTGCAACGAAAGCTTGAACTTGAGGCAGAGGAACGGAAGCTTGAAGAAACACTGGAGTACCAGAGACGCCTGGAGAATGAGGCCAAGCAGAGGCTTCTTGCTGAGCATCGGAGCCGAAATGCTCTAGTGGCCTCTGAAGATGCAGGGGACAAGGCACATGATGTTCATGTGGGAATCTCAGGAGCTTCACTCTGCAATCAA GTGACACTTCCATTTAAGAATGATCGTGCAGACAGCTTAGATAGCTCGCAAATAAACTTGAGGCCCGACGCTTGTTCCCGTGTTACTGATGTTGAGTCTGTTGGAACTGGCAACAGTTCTATTATACCTG GATTATCCTATGGTCCAAGTGATGGAGTTTTGCCTTTTGAACAACCAACTGGAAAGAGAGGCAGAAGAAGAAATTCCATGAAAGTTCCTGAAGAAAAGTACCAGACTGTATCCTATGGGAAGGAAAATGTTAAGTTGGAGAATTCAATCACTGACGACATAGTGCAAAAAGACGCCAGTCTGATTGCTCTTAATCAAAGTG AGGGGGATGGCGGGTCAAAGACACTGAGACAGTTGCAAGTAGAAGAGGACGAAGAGGAAAGATTTCAAGCAGACCTTAAAAAAGCTGTCATGCAAAGCCTTG ACTCATATCAAGCCCATCAGAAGATGCCTTTGATTTCAAATTCCGGGAGTCGTAAGCGCTCACAGGATATTGACACCTCTGGAATTAAAGCTGATGGAGTGACATGTGATAATGTGAGTGAGATGGATTTAGTTGGCCCTGGATTGCAGAATGAAGTCGGTGAATACAACTGTTTTCTGAATGTGATCATCCAG TCCTTGTGGCATTTAAGACAATTTAGGGAGGAGTTTTTGAGGAGATCCGAATCCGAACATGTACATGTGGGAGATCCTTGTGTTGTATGTGCATTATATGATATCTTGACAGCAATGAGCATTGCTTCTGAAAGCGCAAATAGAGAGCCAGTGACCCCTTCCACATTGAGGATTGCTCTGAGCAATTTATATCCTGATAATAACTTCTTTCAAGAG GGTCAAATGAATGATGCTTCGGAAGTATTAGGAGTAATCTTCGAATGCCTGCACAAATCATTTACATCGGGCCCAATAGGTTCAAACTGCGATTTAGTAGAAAGCAATGTTAGGGGTTCTTGGGATTGTTCCAGCCCATCTTGTATTGCGCACACACTTTTTGGAATGGACATATTTGAACGAATGAATTGCTATTATTGTGGATTGGAGTCCAGATATCTGAAGTACACTTCTTTCTTTCACAATATCAATGCCACTGCACTCCGAAACTTAAAG GAATTGTGTGCGGAAAATTCGTTTGACGAAGTCTTGAATTTAGTGCAAATGAGTCACCAATTAGCGTGTGATCCAGAAGCTGGTGGATGTGGGAGACAGAACCATATTCATCACATTCTCTCAAACCCTCCACATGTGCTCACCGCAG TTTTAGGATGGCAAAATACATGTGAAAATCTTGACGACATTAAATCAACCCTGGCAACCCTGGAAACTGAGATAGACATCAGCAAGCTTTACCGTGGCGTGGATCCTCAAAATTCACATCATCTGGTCTCGGTG GTTTGCTATTATGGGCAACATTATCATTGCTTTGCATATAGCCGTGACCATGAGAAATGGGTAATGTATGATGACAAGACAGTGAAG GTTATTGGTACCTGGGAAGACGTTCTTTCCATCTGTGAGAGAGGGCATTTACAACCTCAGGTTCTCTTTTATGAAGCTGCAAATTAA